The following proteins come from a genomic window of Tenebrio molitor chromosome 9, icTenMoli1.1, whole genome shotgun sequence:
- the not gene encoding ubiquitin carboxyl-terminal hydrolase nonstop, giving the protein MSLVGCQHLQSYKKTNKNKNTFKWIHAVFVVSSTSKSLKTKLGNSRCRVCKKRGPYLHACLECVFFGCHKHIREHAKNQKHSMSMDLTYGQTHCNQCHDYIYDSEIDAIAMDNKMKSKTFKKRLFEIDSWNPTSEERDYLKSKTKKICITPESTIGLRGLLNLGSTCFMNCIVQALMHTPLLRDYFLTERHKCKGVPGTCLVCEVSKLFQEFYNGTRVPLALHELLHLIWTHARHLAGYEQQDAHEFFIATLDVLHRHCLETMPNLKTVSLGKISRCPCIIDQIFTGGLQSDVVCQKCNGVSTTIDPIWDFSLDLGPVTLGGRPPSSLVDCLERFTRAEHLGENAKIMCSNCQSYQESTKQLTMKTLPIVISFHLKRFQHMKEMEKKISTIISFPEMLDMTPFMSRSKNESPFPSDNRYSLFAVINHLGNSINAGHYTAYVRQLQDYWYKCDDHVITRATLKEVLDSEGYLLFYHKHVLEYD; this is encoded by the exons ATGAGTTTAGTGGGGTGTCAACATTTACAGTCCTACAAgaaaacgaacaaaaataaaaatactttcaaATGGATTCACGCCGTGTTCGTGGTCAGTTCGACGTCCAAGAGTTTAAAAACAAAG TTGGGCAACAGTCGGTGTCGAGTATGCAAAAAAAGGGGGCCGTATCTCCACGCCTGCCTAGAATGCGTGTTTTTCGGTTGTCACAAGCACATCCGGGAGCACGCCAAAAACCAGAAGCATTCCATGTCCATGGACCTGACCTATGGACAGACCCACTGCAACCAATGCCACGACTACATCTATGACTCAGAAATTGACGCGATCGCGATGgacaacaaaatgaaatccaAAACGTTCAAAAAACGATTATTCGAGATCGACTCGTGGAACCCGACGTCGGAGGAGAGGGACTACTTGaagtcgaaaacgaaaaaaatttgcatcaCCCCCGAGTCTACAATAGGATTAAGAGGATTGCTTAATTTAGGTTCTACGTGTTTCATGAATTGTATTGTGCAGGCGCTGATGCACACGCCTTTACTGAGGGATTATTTTTTGACGGAGCGACACAAGTGCAAGGGCGTGCCGGGGACGTGTCTCGTCTGCGAAGTCTCCAAGTTATTCCAG GAATTTTACAACGGGACACGAGTACCGTTAGCTCTTCATGAGCTCTTGCACCTGATCTGGACCCACGCTCGCCATCTGGCAGGATATGAGCAGCAGGACGCGCACGAGTTTTTCATAGCGACTCTCGACGTATTACACCGACATTGCCTGGAGACCATGCCCAATTTGAAAACCGTCAGTTTGGGGAAAATCTCGCGGTGTCCTTGTATTATTGATCAGATCTTTACGGGTGGTTTACAGAGCGACGTGGTTTGTCAAAAATGCAA CGGTGTCTCAACAACAATAGATCCCATCTGGGATTTTTCACTAGACTTGGGCCCAGTCACCTTGGGCGGCCGACCACCATCGTCACTAGTTGACTGCTTAGAACGCTTCACTAGAGCCGAACATTTAGGCGAAAATGCCAAGATTATGTGTTCCAATTGCCAATCTTATCAAGAATCAACCAAACAACTGACGATGAAGACGCTACCTATCGTTATTAGTTTTCATTTAAAGAGATTTCAACACATGAAAGAG atggagaaaaaaatttcaactatTATATCATTTCCTGAGATGTTGGATATGACTCCTTTTATGAGCAGATCAAAAAATGAATCACCATTTCCTTCAGATAACAGATATTCGCTATTCGCGGTCATTAATCATTTAGGTAATTCAATAAATGCAGGGCATTATACAGCTTATGTGAGGCAACTGCAAGATTACTGGTATAAATGTGATGACCATGTAATAACAAGAGCCACACTAAAAGAGGTCCTGGATTCTGAAGG ATATTTACTGTTTTACCACAAACATGTCTTAGAATATgactaa